Proteins co-encoded in one Verrucomicrobiia bacterium genomic window:
- the galB gene encoding beta-galactosidase GalB — MCSFKIGFILAVCLFAEEIAESAPGQVAAPHQRISINEDWRFTMGDPDGDSTGLIYDVRPEVADRQDDKAADSQPTEAERIAATNKVVLKPWILPTGNAFLKDQSKRHARPQGEPPRQVAYTSSTFDDSSWQKLNLPHDWAIQGPFNSNRANGVGGGMGRLPSPGVAWYRKKLDIPVSSAGKSVFLDVDGAMSYATVWLNGNLVGGWPYGYASWRVDLTPCVKPGGENQLAIRLDNPSDSSRWYPGGGLYRNVWLTTTHPIHVGQWGTYVTTPEVSRERATVNLQVTVDNNGKQPSKVEVTTEFFALDENGKITGKAVATAAPAQVPIAAGESALVEQKAVFRNPRLWGPPPSQQPNRYAALTAIAVDGRLVDSYETRFGIREIRFDSKQGIFVNGERIPIRGVNQHHDLGALGAAYNHRAAQRQLEMLRELGCNAVRMSHNPPTPELLELTDAMGFLVVDEIFDCWERKKTPLDFHLIFPEWHEQDLRAFIRRDRNHPSVILWSIGNEVGEQYTGDEGAAVAKRLHDIAKDEDPTRPTTTAMNYAKPSMPLPRVVDVINLNYQGEGIRDTPAHAELRGIRTPPQYTAFHEAFPDKVIISSETAAALSSRGTYLFPVTDAISAPVKNGLGGDSRKQHVSAYELHATDFGSSADKVFAAQDKHPFVAGEFVWSGWDYLGEPTPYYGARSSYFGIIDLAGFKKDRFYLYQSRWRPDLRFAHILPHWTWPERLGQVTPVHVFASADEAELFLNGESKGRKKKGQYEYRFRWDDVVYQPGKLRVVTYKGGRKWATAETKTVGAPAKLTLKPDRTRILSDGSDLSFVTLTITDEDGSMAPSAGNRIRFEVAGPGEIVATDNGDPTSFEPFQSPARNAFSGVCLAIIRGKPGQSGRITLTARSEGLKPATTRITSRAP; from the coding sequence ATGTGCTCCTTCAAAATCGGCTTCATCCTTGCAGTGTGCCTCTTTGCGGAAGAAATCGCGGAATCGGCACCTGGACAAGTAGCCGCACCACACCAGCGCATTTCCATCAACGAAGACTGGCGGTTCACGATGGGTGATCCGGATGGCGATTCTACAGGTTTGATTTATGACGTGCGTCCCGAGGTAGCGGACCGCCAGGATGACAAGGCGGCTGACAGTCAACCGACCGAGGCGGAGAGAATTGCCGCGACCAACAAAGTCGTGCTCAAGCCTTGGATTCTCCCAACGGGAAATGCGTTTCTGAAGGATCAATCGAAACGCCACGCGCGCCCGCAAGGCGAACCACCGCGACAAGTGGCTTACACGAGTTCGACCTTCGACGATAGCTCATGGCAAAAACTCAACCTGCCGCATGACTGGGCAATCCAGGGCCCGTTCAATTCCAATCGCGCCAACGGCGTCGGCGGCGGGATGGGCCGATTGCCAAGCCCCGGCGTCGCTTGGTATCGCAAGAAGCTCGACATTCCCGTCAGCAGTGCGGGCAAATCTGTTTTCCTCGATGTCGACGGCGCCATGTCATACGCAACCGTTTGGTTGAACGGGAACCTCGTCGGCGGCTGGCCGTATGGCTACGCGTCATGGCGGGTCGACCTCACGCCCTGCGTCAAACCCGGCGGTGAAAACCAACTCGCGATACGCCTCGATAATCCATCGGACTCGTCCCGATGGTATCCCGGCGGCGGCCTCTATCGGAATGTCTGGCTCACCACGACTCATCCGATCCACGTCGGCCAATGGGGAACGTATGTAACGACGCCTGAAGTATCACGAGAGCGCGCGACTGTGAACTTGCAAGTCACGGTTGACAACAACGGCAAGCAACCGTCGAAGGTTGAAGTAACAACGGAATTCTTCGCGCTGGATGAAAACGGAAAAATCACGGGAAAAGCCGTCGCAACGGCCGCCCCGGCGCAGGTTCCGATTGCCGCCGGGGAAAGTGCTCTCGTCGAGCAGAAAGCCGTTTTCAGGAATCCCAGACTCTGGGGCCCGCCACCGTCGCAGCAGCCGAATCGGTACGCTGCGTTAACTGCGATTGCTGTGGACGGACGGCTCGTCGATAGCTACGAAACACGCTTCGGCATTCGTGAGATTCGCTTCGATTCCAAGCAGGGAATCTTCGTGAACGGCGAGCGCATTCCGATTCGCGGTGTGAACCAGCATCACGACCTTGGAGCGCTGGGCGCAGCTTACAACCACCGCGCGGCGCAACGCCAGCTGGAGATGCTTCGCGAACTGGGCTGCAATGCGGTTCGCATGAGCCACAACCCGCCCACGCCGGAATTGCTCGAGTTGACGGACGCGATGGGATTCCTGGTCGTTGACGAAATCTTTGATTGTTGGGAGCGCAAGAAAACCCCGCTGGATTTTCACCTGATCTTTCCCGAATGGCATGAGCAGGACTTGCGGGCATTCATCCGCCGTGATCGCAATCATCCATCCGTCATACTGTGGAGCATCGGCAACGAAGTCGGCGAGCAGTACACCGGCGATGAAGGCGCCGCGGTTGCAAAGCGTCTTCACGACATCGCAAAGGATGAAGATCCCACGCGTCCCACCACGACGGCGATGAATTATGCGAAGCCCAGCATGCCTCTGCCTCGCGTGGTCGATGTCATCAACTTGAATTACCAGGGCGAAGGAATTCGCGACACGCCCGCCCACGCGGAACTCAGGGGCATCCGCACACCGCCGCAATACACCGCCTTTCACGAAGCGTTTCCGGACAAAGTCATCATCAGCAGCGAGACCGCGGCTGCGCTGAGCTCGCGCGGGACATATTTGTTTCCCGTCACCGATGCGATCAGCGCGCCCGTGAAAAACGGGCTCGGCGGCGATTCCCGCAAGCAACACGTGAGCGCCTACGAACTGCACGCCACCGATTTCGGCTCATCCGCGGACAAGGTCTTTGCCGCGCAGGACAAACATCCGTTCGTAGCGGGAGAATTTGTCTGGAGCGGATGGGATTATCTGGGCGAGCCGACGCCTTACTACGGCGCCCGCAGTTCCTATTTCGGCATCATTGACCTCGCGGGATTCAAGAAGGATCGATTTTATCTGTATCAATCCCGCTGGCGGCCCGACCTTCGCTTCGCGCACATCCTGCCGCATTGGACCTGGCCTGAGCGCCTTGGGCAGGTGACGCCCGTTCACGTATTTGCTTCTGCCGATGAAGCCGAGCTCTTCCTGAACGGTGAATCAAAAGGCCGCAAAAAGAAGGGGCAATATGAGTATCGATTCCGCTGGGACGACGTCGTGTATCAGCCCGGCAAACTTCGCGTGGTCACTTACAAAGGCGGAAGGAAATGGGCAACAGCAGAGACGAAAACCGTTGGAGCACCTGCGAAGCTGACATTAAAACCGGACCGCACCCGAATCCTGTCGGACGGGAGCGATCTATCGTTCGTCACACTAACGATCACCGACGAAGACGGATCAATGGCGCCGAGTGCAGGCAACCGCATTCGTTTTGAAGTCGCGGGTCCGGGTGAAATTGTAGCGACGGACAATGGGGACCCCACGAGTTTTGAACCATTTCAATCGCCAGCCCGCAATGCGTTCAGCGGCGTTTGTCTGGCGATCATTCGCGGCAAACCGGGGCAGTCCGGCAGGATCACTCTGACCGCCAGGAGTGAAGGCCTAAAGCCCGCCACGACTCGCATCACGAGCCGAGCACCCTGA
- a CDS encoding SGNH/GDSL hydrolase family protein, with translation MRSPASSKFNVLKSAATLVALVAALNQSGAADGRWVTTWATAPQLTEPGNLPPVPLAHSTLRQFVRVSIGGTQVRVRFSNAYGTDPVVINAARIALAPSTASGGNGDIITNSQTPLTFRGAPGAVVPRGQVVYSDPVDFVLPALTNVAISTFFGDISATTINGHPGSRTTSFIQAGDSLSAPSMPGASKTRHWYIITGLEILGSSSNRAVVVLGDSLTDGRGSTDDGNNRWPDKLAERLLAHEPTSGVGVVNMGIGGNAIFGGLGPSAVNRFDRDVLDQKGVRYLIVFEGVNDIGSGASSMTTATNLINAYTEFANKARSRNIRAYGATITPFGGSGYYSTLHEQERQFVNAWFRTNTVFDGVIDLDAAVRDPADPSKFKAEFYPGVNANDWLHLNTAGYKALADAIDLNLFTE, from the coding sequence ATGCGCTCCCCTGCATCGTCCAAGTTCAACGTTTTGAAATCAGCGGCCACGCTTGTCGCGTTGGTGGCCGCCCTAAATCAATCAGGCGCGGCGGATGGCCGATGGGTAACGACGTGGGCAACCGCCCCGCAACTCACTGAACCTGGAAATCTCCCGCCAGTGCCGCTGGCCCACAGCACGCTTCGACAGTTTGTTCGTGTGAGCATCGGCGGCACGCAGGTTCGCGTCCGCTTCTCCAATGCATACGGCACCGATCCCGTGGTCATCAATGCCGCGCGCATTGCGCTCGCGCCCAGCACCGCCAGCGGCGGAAATGGCGACATCATTACAAACTCCCAGACGCCGCTCACATTCCGCGGCGCTCCCGGCGCAGTCGTCCCCCGCGGACAGGTCGTGTATTCGGATCCCGTTGATTTCGTTCTGCCAGCTCTCACCAACGTTGCGATCAGCACGTTCTTTGGTGACATTTCCGCCACCACGATCAACGGCCACCCTGGTTCTCGCACCACGTCATTCATCCAGGCCGGCGATTCTCTGTCCGCACCCAGCATGCCCGGTGCAAGCAAGACGAGGCATTGGTACATCATCACTGGCCTTGAAATCCTGGGGAGCAGCTCGAATCGGGCAGTCGTCGTGCTGGGAGATTCGCTCACCGACGGACGCGGTTCCACTGACGACGGAAACAATCGCTGGCCCGACAAGCTCGCCGAACGTTTGCTGGCCCATGAACCGACTTCCGGCGTGGGCGTTGTTAACATGGGAATTGGCGGCAATGCGATCTTCGGCGGGCTTGGACCGTCCGCGGTAAACCGCTTCGACCGCGACGTCCTGGACCAGAAAGGCGTCCGCTACCTGATTGTGTTTGAAGGCGTGAATGACATCGGCAGCGGCGCGAGCAGCATGACGACCGCGACAAACCTCATCAACGCCTACACTGAGTTTGCCAACAAGGCCCGTTCGCGAAATATCCGCGCATACGGCGCGACCATCACACCCTTTGGGGGAAGCGGTTATTACAGCACCCTGCATGAGCAGGAACGGCAGTTCGTCAACGCGTGGTTCCGGACCAATACGGTTTTCGATGGTGTCATTGATCTTGATGCCGCAGTCCGCGATCCAGCGGACCCTTCGAAGTTCAAGGCAGAGTTTTATCCGGGTGTGAACGCAAACGACTGGCTGCATTTGAATACGGCGGGTTATAAGGCTCTGGCCGACGCGATCGACCTGAATTTGTTCACGGAATAG
- a CDS encoding glycoside hydrolase family 43 protein translates to MKNFHFTRIVSSIALLGLVPSVVADYPIVSHRYLADPTSLVTSNRVYIYCSNDDESPVEGSYNIPNVICVSSSDMKNWTDHGSVFRAADSTKWAKKTWAPAAIERDGKFFLYFGNGGANIGVATAPTPIGPFTDPLGTHLINSRTPGVQPATNMWLFDPGVFIDDDGQAYLYFGGNGDHNVRIAKLKRDMISLDGEVMKMSATNFFEAAWVHKRNGIYYFSYSTTPRAQMRFDYLTSDNPTTGFVYGGVVSDQPPLNNNNHHAANFEFKGQWYHVYHNRIVARQAGIPAGFRRNLAIEELFHNPDNTIQKVKYTTNGVNQVGRVNPFSRFEAETFFAQHGVETEPCPAGGMQLADLHNGDWVKVAGVDFAQGARKFSAQVASADEAATIELRLGSPDGKLVGTCKVGNTGGAQAWKTVSCEVSEASGVHDLCLRFVGGEKPLLNMDYWKFE, encoded by the coding sequence ATGAAGAATTTCCATTTCACCCGAATCGTTTCGTCCATCGCATTGCTCGGGCTTGTACCCAGCGTTGTCGCCGATTACCCGATCGTTTCGCATCGATATCTGGCGGATCCAACCTCGCTCGTCACAAGCAATCGCGTCTACATCTACTGCTCCAACGACGACGAAAGCCCTGTCGAAGGCAGCTATAACATTCCGAATGTGATCTGCGTATCGAGCAGCGACATGAAGAACTGGACCGATCACGGGTCGGTATTTCGCGCGGCGGACAGCACGAAGTGGGCGAAGAAGACGTGGGCGCCCGCGGCGATTGAACGCGACGGAAAATTCTTTCTCTACTTCGGGAACGGCGGCGCCAACATCGGCGTTGCCACTGCGCCCACCCCGATCGGACCGTTCACCGATCCCCTGGGCACGCATCTCATCAATTCCCGCACGCCCGGCGTTCAACCCGCAACCAACATGTGGCTGTTCGATCCAGGCGTATTCATCGACGACGACGGACAGGCGTATCTGTATTTCGGCGGCAACGGCGACCACAACGTCCGCATAGCAAAATTGAAGCGGGACATGATCAGCCTCGATGGCGAGGTCATGAAGATGAGCGCCACGAACTTTTTCGAAGCCGCGTGGGTGCACAAGCGAAACGGCATTTACTACTTCTCCTACTCCACAACACCCAGGGCGCAGATGCGTTTCGATTACCTGACCAGCGATAATCCGACGACAGGATTTGTTTACGGCGGGGTGGTTTCAGATCAGCCGCCGCTCAACAACAACAATCACCACGCCGCGAACTTTGAATTCAAGGGCCAATGGTACCACGTTTACCACAACCGTATCGTCGCGCGTCAGGCAGGAATCCCCGCGGGATTTCGCCGCAATCTCGCCATCGAGGAGTTGTTCCATAATCCCGACAACACGATCCAGAAGGTGAAGTATACAACCAATGGCGTGAACCAGGTGGGCCGCGTGAATCCTTTTTCGCGCTTCGAAGCGGAAACGTTTTTCGCGCAGCACGGCGTTGAAACCGAACCCTGCCCGGCGGGAGGCATGCAACTGGCCGATCTTCACAACGGCGATTGGGTGAAGGTGGCCGGTGTCGATTTTGCACAAGGCGCCCGCAAGTTCAGCGCGCAAGTAGCGAGCGCAGATGAGGCCGCAACCATCGAGTTGCGCCTGGGAAGCCCAGACGGAAAACTCGTCGGCACCTGCAAGGTCGGGAACACGGGCGGTGCGCAGGCTTGGAAAACCGTTTCGTGCGAAGTCTCCGAGGCAAGCGGTGTCCACGATCTCTGCCTCAGGTTCGTCGGCGGCGAAAAACCGCTGTTGAATATGGACTATTGGAAGTTCGAATAA
- a CDS encoding PAS domain S-box protein — MSEVKLTRPAANLGKSSAETNGFLANSEIESSHDHCDAGGRDHFVQFYEDQEGLADSVAKFIGAGLGAGEAAVVIATPAHRKAIAGRLTSNGLDLAALEARGNYVALDAAGVMAKFLVNGAPDQARFKKVVGRLVQKAGKGRPGLRAFGEMVALLWADGNSPAAIRLEELWNDLGKEHVFSLFCAYPLDDFTKTVDGDGLRKICEKHSHVLPSERYFSRDEQGRLREIAMLQQKARALETEVDERKRAEETLRESEQRLRATFNQAAVGIALASLDGCFVEMNQKFAELFGYSKDELCRITVSDITHPDDRPRTREKMARLINGEISNYSYETRFVRKDGAVIWTLATITAIKDGLGTPLRLIGVVQDITGRKHAEESLAVRARQQRAVAELGIAALKQSELQKLFDYAVGVVARTLDVPYCKVLELLPEQQAVLLRSGVGWKDGLVGQATVSIGRDSQAGFTLLSNEPVVVEDLRTETRFNGPSLLHEHGVISGMSCIIMGEPGRSWGVIGTHTTERRVFTEDDVAFLQAIANVLASSIQNKKSQQGAARLAAIVEHSDDAIFSVDLDGIIRSWNRGAERLFRYFEKEAVGQPINILIPNGRDDEEPGILNRIRAGEAIENFETVRCRKDGTPLNISLTVSPIKDARGNITGASKVARDITDKVRAREILERTVSERTASLREAVEQMEEFSYSVSHDLRAPLRAMHAYAGVLLEDYGNHLDDIARGYLQKIQRSTDRMNRLTQDVLAYSRIARSHVQPERVELERLVRDVIYQHTSLQPPAADIEIVDPLPAVLGHEITLGQCVSNLLNNGVKFVASGVKPRVRIRSERAGKNVRVWFEDNGIGVNPEHQQRIFNMFEQVHPPGKFEGTGIGLTIVRKAMEKMGGKVGVESDGVNGSRFWIELRYCD; from the coding sequence ATGAGCGAAGTAAAATTGACACGCCCGGCGGCGAACCTCGGAAAATCATCAGCGGAAACAAATGGTTTCCTGGCGAACAGTGAAATAGAAAGCAGCCATGACCATTGCGATGCGGGTGGGCGCGATCACTTCGTTCAATTCTACGAGGACCAAGAAGGCCTCGCGGATTCCGTAGCCAAATTCATCGGCGCGGGTTTGGGGGCAGGGGAAGCCGCAGTCGTCATAGCCACGCCCGCACATCGAAAAGCTATCGCGGGCCGGCTGACTTCGAATGGGCTCGATCTGGCGGCACTGGAAGCGCGCGGAAACTACGTTGCACTCGACGCCGCCGGGGTGATGGCAAAGTTCCTGGTGAATGGAGCGCCAGATCAAGCGCGTTTCAAGAAGGTGGTCGGCCGCCTGGTGCAGAAGGCCGGAAAAGGGCGTCCCGGGCTTAGGGCGTTTGGAGAAATGGTAGCGCTCCTGTGGGCCGATGGAAACAGCCCCGCAGCGATCAGGCTCGAGGAACTTTGGAATGATCTCGGCAAGGAACATGTATTCTCGCTGTTCTGCGCCTATCCACTGGACGACTTCACGAAGACCGTGGATGGCGACGGCCTCCGCAAGATCTGCGAAAAACACTCCCACGTGCTGCCCTCCGAGCGCTACTTCTCACGTGACGAGCAGGGCCGCCTTCGAGAAATCGCAATGCTGCAGCAGAAGGCTCGCGCGCTTGAGACGGAGGTCGACGAACGAAAACGCGCCGAAGAAACGCTGCGCGAAAGCGAGCAGCGGTTGCGCGCGACGTTCAACCAGGCTGCTGTAGGAATTGCGCTGGCGAGCCTTGACGGGTGCTTCGTCGAAATGAACCAGAAGTTCGCCGAACTGTTCGGGTACTCGAAGGATGAATTGTGCCGCATCACGGTGTCAGACATCACGCATCCTGATGATCGTCCGAGAACGCGCGAGAAAATGGCGCGGTTGATCAATGGCGAGATATCGAATTACTCGTACGAGACGCGCTTCGTTCGCAAGGACGGCGCGGTCATTTGGACTCTTGCGACGATCACCGCGATCAAGGATGGGCTTGGGACGCCGCTCCGTTTGATCGGCGTGGTTCAAGACATCACCGGCCGCAAGCACGCTGAGGAGAGCCTCGCCGTGCGTGCCCGCCAGCAGAGGGCCGTCGCTGAACTGGGGATCGCAGCACTCAAGCAATCGGAATTGCAGAAGCTGTTTGATTACGCGGTGGGAGTGGTGGCGCGCACACTTGATGTGCCGTATTGCAAGGTCCTTGAGCTATTGCCGGAGCAGCAAGCCGTGCTGTTGCGATCAGGTGTGGGTTGGAAAGACGGACTTGTCGGGCAGGCCACGGTCAGCATTGGCCGGGATTCGCAGGCCGGCTTTACATTGCTCTCGAACGAGCCCGTTGTTGTTGAAGATTTGCGCACCGAAACTCGTTTCAATGGTCCGTCATTGCTGCACGAGCATGGTGTGATCAGCGGCATGAGTTGCATCATCATGGGCGAACCCGGCCGGTCGTGGGGCGTGATTGGGACCCACACGACGGAGCGGCGGGTTTTCACCGAGGATGACGTTGCGTTCCTGCAGGCGATTGCAAACGTTCTCGCAAGCTCCATCCAGAACAAGAAGTCCCAGCAAGGCGCCGCACGGCTGGCGGCAATCGTGGAGCATTCCGACGATGCAATCTTCAGCGTGGATCTCGATGGCATCATCCGCAGCTGGAATCGCGGCGCTGAACGGCTTTTTAGGTATTTTGAAAAGGAGGCCGTCGGGCAGCCGATCAACATCCTCATTCCGAACGGCCGCGATGACGAGGAACCCGGGATTTTAAATCGCATTCGCGCGGGTGAGGCGATTGAGAATTTTGAGACTGTCCGTTGCCGCAAGGATGGGACGCCTTTGAATATTTCGCTGACGGTTTCGCCGATCAAGGATGCGCGCGGGAATATTACAGGTGCATCAAAGGTGGCGCGTGACATTACTGACAAGGTGCGCGCGCGGGAGATCCTGGAGCGCACAGTGAGCGAGCGGACGGCGTCGTTGCGCGAGGCAGTCGAGCAAATGGAAGAGTTCTCCTACAGTGTTTCGCACGATTTGCGGGCGCCTCTCCGCGCAATGCACGCTTACGCCGGGGTGTTGCTGGAGGATTATGGCAATCACCTGGACGACATCGCGCGTGGTTATCTCCAAAAGATCCAGCGAAGCACGGATCGGATGAATCGGCTGACGCAGGATGTGCTGGCATATAGCCGCATTGCGCGTTCGCATGTGCAGCCGGAACGGGTTGAACTCGAGCGCCTGGTGCGCGATGTGATCTACCAGCACACAAGCCTGCAGCCGCCTGCGGCCGACATAGAGATCGTCGACCCGCTGCCGGCGGTCTTGGGGCACGAAATCACTTTGGGCCAGTGCGTTTCAAACCTCTTGAACAATGGCGTGAAATTTGTCGCGTCCGGCGTGAAGCCGCGCGTTCGTATCCGCTCCGAACGTGCAGGCAAGAATGTGCGCGTTTGGTTTGAAGACAATGGCATTGGCGTGAACCCCGAGCATCAGCAGCGGATCTTCAACATGTTTGAGCAGGTCCATCCGCCGGGAAAATTCGAGGGAACAGGTATTGGGCTTACGATCGTCCGCAAAGCCATGGAGAAGATGGGCGGCAAGGTCGGGGTGGAATCGGATGGCGTGAATGGAAGCCGGTTTTGGATTGAACTGCGATATTGTGATTAG
- a CDS encoding glycoside hydrolase family 127 protein: MRLHPLKDLLWSASTLAFLAQTAIGAPLAVEPKTPARLTPLSSVRLLDEGPFAAAVNANRAYLLAMDPDRLLAPFFREAGLEPKSPPYGNWESSGLGGHTAGHYLSALSTMIASGADAPGRELQRRLEYMVAELDRCQQHSADGYIGGVPGGRAIWNDIANGRLQANGFGLNGKWVPWYNLHKTFAGLRDAYVVAGNETARKVLVRYGEWCEQLISKLSDEQMQDMLRAEHGGMNEVLADIHAITGDEKFLRAARRFSHQAVLEPLQRQEDRLTGLHANTQIPKVIGLARIATLMDDRKANAGARFFWDNVATKRSLAFGGNSVSEHFNDTKDFSGMLEHREGPETCNTYNMLRLTEQLFATEPAARYTDFYERALYNHILASIHPDRPGFVYFTPIRPQHYRVYSHPDKGFWCCVGSGIENPGKYGAFIYADSTNGLYVNLFIPSEITATNLGLTLRQETGFPDQPRTTLALKLRESSEFSLHLRHPGWVAEGEFAVRVNGKPVTVRSTPSSYFELRRVWSDGDRVEIELPMRTTVERLPDGSDWAAILHGPIVLASPSGTNDLAGLVANDSRMGHVASGPLIPLDRAPVLLASAREVPQHVKPVPAAKELRFKLVDIVEPPAPGGLPLIPFFRLHDARYQMYWQLTTKQQLAARREQLAAEERARAAREANTLDRVAVGEQQPEVEHDFAGERTDTGLRNNRRWRRGEWFQYTLNPRGEKNVQLEVTYGSGDTNRAFEVLANGEPLTAIQTPSQRSAQSVEQRYSIPPALLSRAADGRVTIKFAARPGTRVPPVYDVRLMKGDSE, encoded by the coding sequence ATGCGACTGCACCCATTGAAAGATCTGCTCTGGTCCGCTTCGACGCTGGCATTCCTGGCCCAAACCGCCATTGGCGCCCCGCTTGCCGTTGAGCCGAAGACTCCTGCACGGCTGACGCCGCTTTCGTCAGTGCGCCTTCTCGACGAGGGACCGTTTGCAGCAGCGGTGAACGCCAATCGCGCTTACCTGCTTGCGATGGATCCCGACCGGCTCCTTGCGCCGTTCTTCCGCGAGGCGGGTCTTGAACCGAAGTCGCCTCCCTACGGAAACTGGGAAAGCAGCGGCCTCGGCGGCCACACAGCTGGCCACTACCTTTCCGCTCTTTCCACAATGATCGCATCAGGCGCGGATGCTCCCGGCCGCGAACTGCAACGCCGCCTGGAATACATGGTCGCTGAGCTCGACCGCTGCCAGCAACACAGTGCTGATGGTTACATCGGCGGAGTCCCTGGCGGCCGCGCGATTTGGAACGACATCGCGAACGGCCGCCTGCAGGCCAATGGCTTCGGCCTGAACGGCAAGTGGGTTCCGTGGTATAACCTGCACAAGACCTTCGCCGGGCTCCGCGACGCTTACGTCGTTGCAGGCAACGAGACCGCGCGCAAAGTTCTCGTGCGTTATGGCGAATGGTGCGAGCAACTGATCTCCAAGTTGAGCGACGAACAAATGCAGGACATGCTGCGCGCTGAGCACGGCGGAATGAACGAGGTGCTGGCCGACATCCATGCAATCACGGGAGATGAAAAATTCCTTCGCGCTGCCCGGCGCTTCTCGCATCAGGCTGTGCTTGAACCGTTGCAACGCCAGGAGGACCGGCTCACGGGCCTGCACGCCAACACGCAAATTCCAAAGGTCATAGGATTGGCACGGATCGCCACGTTGATGGACGATCGCAAGGCGAATGCCGGCGCGCGCTTTTTCTGGGACAACGTGGCGACCAAGCGAAGTCTCGCATTTGGCGGCAACAGCGTTTCGGAACACTTCAATGACACCAAAGATTTCAGCGGCATGCTGGAACATCGCGAAGGGCCCGAGACCTGCAACACTTACAACATGCTCCGCCTCACCGAGCAGCTCTTCGCGACCGAACCCGCCGCGCGCTACACGGACTTTTACGAGCGCGCGCTTTACAACCATATTCTTGCCTCGATCCATCCCGATCGGCCCGGCTTCGTTTACTTCACCCCGATTCGCCCACAGCACTACCGCGTCTATTCGCATCCGGACAAAGGGTTTTGGTGCTGCGTCGGCAGTGGCATTGAGAATCCCGGGAAATATGGCGCGTTCATCTACGCGGATTCCACCAACGGCCTTTACGTGAATCTGTTCATCCCGTCCGAGATCACGGCCACGAACCTCGGGCTGACGCTGCGCCAGGAAACGGGCTTTCCGGATCAACCACGCACCACACTCGCGCTGAAGCTTCGCGAATCGTCCGAGTTCTCGCTTCACCTGCGACACCCTGGTTGGGTCGCGGAAGGCGAATTCGCGGTGCGCGTGAACGGCAAGCCCGTCACGGTTCGTTCAACGCCATCCTCCTATTTCGAACTGCGGCGCGTCTGGAGCGATGGGGATCGTGTCGAGATCGAGCTCCCCATGCGCACCACAGTGGAACGTCTCCCCGACGGATCCGATTGGGCTGCGATTCTCCACGGGCCAATCGTGCTGGCCTCTCCTTCGGGCACCAACGATCTCGCAGGCCTTGTTGCGAACGACAGCCGCATGGGTCACGTGGCATCGGGACCGCTCATTCCGCTCGATCGCGCACCCGTTCTGCTGGCAAGCGCGCGTGAGGTTCCACAGCATGTGAAACCCGTTCCCGCCGCAAAGGAGCTTCGATTCAAACTCGTCGATATCGTTGAGCCGCCGGCGCCCGGCGGCCTTCCGCTCATCCCGTTCTTCCGGCTGCACGACGCGCGCTACCAGATGTACTGGCAATTAACCACGAAGCAGCAACTGGCTGCGCGGCGCGAACAGCTCGCTGCCGAGGAACGGGCCCGAGCCGCGCGCGAGGCAAACACTCTGGATCGTGTCGCGGTCGGCGAACAGCAGCCCGAAGTGGAACACGATTTTGCAGGCGAAAGGACCGACACGGGATTGCGCAACAATCGCCGCTGGCGGCGCGGCGAATGGTTTCAATACACGCTCAACCCGCGCGGCGAAAAGAATGTGCAATTGGAGGTCACTTACGGGAGCGGCGATACGAACCGCGCGTTCGAAGTGCTGGCCAACGGCGAACCGCTGACGGCCATCCAAACGCCCTCTCAGCGGTCCGCTCAATCCGTTGAGCAACGTTATTCCATTCCGCCCGCGCTCCTTTCCCGCGCCGCCGATGGCCGCGTCACCATCAAATTCGCAGCGCGACCCGGCACACGCGTGCCGCCTGTGTACGACGTGCGACTGATGAAGGGAGATTCCGAGTGA